One Ignavibacteria bacterium genomic window carries:
- a CDS encoding N-acetylneuraminate synthase family protein translates to MSDKIKIIAEVAQAHDGSLGMAHSFIDLAADAGADIIKFQTHIADEESSIDEPWRVKFSKQDKTRFDYWKRMEFTEVEWIGLKQHCDERGIEFMSSPFSIKAVEMLDKIGVKEWKIASGEVTNTPLFNAIAKTKKPVLLSTGMSSLKEIDEAVNIIKKNNLELTVLQCTSMYPTEPEKLGLNMIQLFKERYKCKSGLSDHSGNIYSSLAAAALGADVIEAHITFSKKMFGPDVPVSLDFEQLKSLVEGVAFIEKALKHPVDKDKIADELKELRSIFNKSIVAGTNIPVNSVLSEELLAFKKPGTGLTPNKIDSVLGRKVKRDIKINEQIKLQDLE, encoded by the coding sequence ATGTCTGATAAGATAAAAATCATTGCGGAAGTTGCGCAGGCGCACGACGGCAGCCTGGGTATGGCTCATTCATTCATTGATTTGGCAGCAGATGCCGGTGCGGATATTATAAAATTTCAGACACACATTGCCGATGAGGAGAGCTCTATTGATGAGCCCTGGAGAGTGAAGTTCAGCAAGCAGGATAAAACAAGATTTGATTATTGGAAACGCATGGAGTTCACTGAAGTTGAATGGATTGGATTGAAACAGCATTGTGATGAACGCGGAATAGAATTTATGAGCAGTCCTTTTTCAATCAAAGCGGTTGAAATGCTCGATAAAATAGGCGTGAAAGAATGGAAGATTGCATCGGGCGAGGTTACAAATACACCACTGTTCAATGCTATTGCAAAAACAAAAAAACCTGTTTTGCTTTCGACAGGAATGAGTTCCTTAAAAGAAATAGATGAGGCAGTTAATATAATAAAAAAGAACAATCTTGAATTAACCGTTCTTCAATGCACATCAATGTATCCGACTGAACCTGAGAAGCTTGGATTAAACATGATTCAGCTTTTCAAAGAAAGATATAAATGCAAATCAGGATTGTCAGACCATTCGGGAAATATTTACAGCAGTCTTGCCGCAGCAGCGCTTGGTGCCGATGTTATTGAAGCGCACATAACGTTTTCAAAAAAAATGTTCGGACCGGATGTTCCGGTATCTTTAGATTTTGAACAACTTAAATCACTTGTCGAAGGTGTGGCTTTTATAGAAAAAGCATTGAAGCATCCCGTTGACAAAGATAAAATTGCAGATGAATTAAAAGAATTAAGAAGCATATTTAACAAAAGTATCGTAGCAGGAACAAACATTCCCGTTAACAGTGTGCTGAGTGAAGAACTGCTCGCATTTAAAAAACCGGGAACAGGGTTAACGCCTAATAAAATTGATTCCGTCTTAGGCAGGAAAGTAAAGAGAGATATAAAAATAAATGAACAGATTAAATTACAGGATTTGGAGTAG
- a CDS encoding ABC transporter ATP-binding protein/permease: MKDLVKKIFILLSPSEKKKLYFLFFAIFIISCIDVIGITTIMPFIGVVASPELITENKYLNYIYTTLNFSSSNSFLIFLGLVVLTVLVLSNSFTAFVYFRMYRFNWNRNYTFSMRLFSKYLNQKYVFFLHRNSSDLSKNILNEINQVINGVTIPLLELASKFVTAFLILVLLLVVNPILAVIISVVLGGCYFIIYKSVQKRLNYTGEKRIEAARAKFKIAAEAFGGIKDVKLLGKENSFLRLFSKPAKETSHYFASNQSIAMLPRYALEVIAFGGILIIILYLLYIGSSVAEVLPLIALYAFAGYRLMPSLQAMFTASARIKFYTPALNSIYRDFNENGGFNYDFKFKDEKPVEKLHFKNSLELKDIFFKYPSSPDWVIKGIDLKIEPNTTIGFVGSTGCGKTTFIDIILGLLEQQKGSINVDNIIVNPDNMKSWQQNLGYVPQQIYLTDSTIAENIAFGIPSDKIKMNEVIEASKISNLYNFVMTLPEGFDTVVGEKGVRLSGGQRQRIGIARALYTNPELLILDEATSSLDNLTEYAVMDAINNLSHKKTIIIIAHRLSTVKECDIIYYFENGKITDSGRYEDLLFRNERFKELATISSNV, translated from the coding sequence TTGAAGGATTTAGTAAAAAAAATATTTATACTTTTATCACCTTCCGAAAAAAAGAAATTATATTTTCTTTTCTTTGCAATATTTATAATATCCTGCATAGACGTTATCGGCATTACAACAATAATGCCGTTTATAGGAGTTGTAGCTTCACCTGAGCTCATAACCGAAAACAAATATTTAAATTATATTTATACGACGCTTAATTTTTCAAGTTCGAACTCATTTCTCATCTTTTTAGGACTTGTAGTTCTCACGGTTCTTGTCTTGAGCAATTCTTTTACAGCATTTGTATATTTTAGAATGTACCGGTTTAACTGGAACAGAAACTATACCTTCTCAATGCGTTTGTTTAGCAAATATCTCAATCAGAAGTATGTTTTTTTTCTTCACAGAAATTCTTCTGATTTAAGTAAAAATATTTTAAACGAAATAAACCAGGTTATCAACGGTGTAACCATTCCTTTGCTTGAACTTGCTTCAAAATTTGTAACCGCATTTTTAATTTTAGTTTTGTTATTGGTTGTAAATCCGATTCTTGCAGTAATCATATCTGTCGTTCTCGGTGGTTGTTATTTTATAATTTATAAATCCGTTCAGAAACGGCTTAATTATACCGGAGAAAAAAGAATTGAGGCAGCGCGAGCAAAATTTAAAATTGCTGCTGAGGCGTTTGGAGGAATTAAAGACGTAAAATTACTCGGAAAAGAAAATTCTTTTCTTAGATTATTTTCAAAACCCGCAAAAGAAACATCTCATTATTTTGCATCCAACCAGTCAATAGCAATGCTTCCCCGATATGCACTTGAAGTTATTGCTTTCGGTGGAATACTAATCATAATTTTATATTTACTTTATATAGGAAGCAGTGTTGCCGAAGTATTGCCTTTAATTGCTTTATATGCTTTTGCCGGATACAGGTTAATGCCATCGCTTCAGGCAATGTTCACGGCAAGCGCGAGAATAAAATTTTATACGCCTGCATTGAATTCGATTTACCGTGACTTTAATGAAAACGGCGGCTTTAATTATGATTTCAAATTTAAAGATGAAAAACCTGTTGAGAAACTTCATTTCAAAAATTCTCTTGAGCTTAAAGATATATTTTTTAAATATCCGTCATCGCCGGATTGGGTAATTAAAGGAATCGATTTAAAAATTGAACCAAACACAACTATTGGTTTTGTCGGAAGTACAGGATGCGGAAAAACGACTTTCATAGATATAATCCTAGGGCTTCTTGAACAGCAAAAAGGCAGCATAAACGTCGATAATATTATAGTGAATCCGGATAACATGAAAAGCTGGCAGCAAAATTTAGGGTATGTTCCCCAGCAAATTTACTTGACCGACAGTACAATTGCCGAAAACATTGCTTTTGGAATTCCTTCGGATAAAATAAAAATGAATGAAGTTATCGAGGCATCGAAAATATCGAACCTTTATAATTTTGTTATGACTTTGCCTGAGGGTTTTGATACGGTTGTTGGAGAAAAAGGAGTAAGATTAAGCGGCGGTCAGAGACAAAGAATCGGAATTGCAAGAGCCTTATATACGAATCCCGAACTGCTTATTCTCGATGAAGCAACAAGCTCTCTTGATAACTTAACCGAATACGCTGTGATGGATGCAATCAATAATCTGTCGCACAAAAAAACCATAATTATAATTGCTCATAGGTTGAGTACAGTAAAAGAATGCGATATAATATATTATTTTGAAAATGGAAAAATTACGGATTCAGGAAGATATGAAGATTTGCTTTTCAGAAATGAACGGTTTAAAGAATTAGCTACAATAAGCAGTAATGTCTGA
- a CDS encoding polysaccharide biosynthesis tyrosine autokinase: MQSNGYSNKFDNNLENDAFDSFDIKYYLNILRNNLIPIILIFISTLLITFYYLSQTIDIYRSTATLKVDNNEGNILETKFSENLKYEAERFIGNEIEVLKSYYFRDNVAQLLLDSLKRYPNTKEWVYITRTDDEGNTTPANSEQLRKKLIRAVSFEQSKGLDIIEIIVEGPSFVENRLITSTYAEFYKNYSKEISRQDITGVKNFLEQEKEKKFNELNIAESNLENFQERNGIFMLEAQATNLVNTISEYDAQKNNVDLDLKANELVLNGLKREYNNIDPNLYTYVEAQLNQTYLKGLQEEIAKLEIQKDVDLTQSTDPLVRQKVTQDYDKKISALEGRLNEQTQILRNSILSETPEEVKSLTNRILDASLATDALRTKSRNLSSVIRNYENEFSGLPAKNQELAKLERNKLSNEKLYLTLEEKYQEALINERTRIGNATILDPGSDNFGPVKPNRQLIVLTGALIGLGLGLAFAFTRNVLDKSIKTPEQLEAKGLSVLAWIPTVDILKEARNTTTELIIVNNTKDAASEAFKALRTRVSFSKLESDPLKTILITSSLPSEGKSFVTVNLAGSFALTGKKVIIVDCDLRKPRIHNVFETERFPGLSDYLFSNMKFEDIVRKTKLENLNYITSGTIPPNPSEMLGSLQMKEFINKLKSEYDLVLIDSPPFISVTDSEILFNITDGTIIIAKAQKTPIDILTKTYKKLYSINPHNLLGVVLNDFSFKTSYGYYYNYYYYYSKPEEKRRKKESKTEEI, from the coding sequence ATGCAAAGCAACGGATACTCGAATAAATTTGATAATAACTTAGAAAACGATGCCTTCGATTCGTTTGATATAAAATATTATTTAAATATTCTTCGCAATAATTTAATCCCGATAATATTAATATTCATATCAACGCTCTTAATCACTTTTTATTATCTTTCCCAGACAATAGATATTTACCGCTCAACCGCAACCCTGAAGGTTGATAATAATGAAGGCAATATTCTCGAAACAAAATTCAGCGAAAACTTAAAATACGAAGCGGAAAGATTTATCGGAAATGAAATAGAGGTTTTAAAGAGTTACTATTTCAGAGACAATGTTGCGCAGCTTTTATTGGATTCTTTAAAGAGATATCCGAATACAAAAGAATGGGTGTACATAACCCGAACTGATGATGAAGGCAATACAACTCCCGCAAACTCAGAACAGCTTAGAAAGAAGCTTATACGGGCCGTCAGCTTTGAGCAGTCAAAAGGGCTGGACATTATTGAGATAATAGTTGAAGGACCTTCATTTGTTGAAAACAGGCTGATAACCTCTACATACGCCGAATTTTATAAAAATTACTCAAAAGAAATAAGCCGTCAGGATATAACAGGAGTAAAGAATTTTCTTGAACAGGAGAAAGAAAAAAAGTTTAATGAACTTAACATTGCCGAGAGCAATCTTGAGAACTTTCAGGAACGGAACGGCATCTTTATGCTCGAAGCTCAGGCAACTAATCTCGTAAATACGATATCGGAATACGATGCTCAAAAGAATAATGTTGACCTTGACCTTAAAGCAAATGAACTTGTTCTTAATGGGTTAAAAAGAGAATACAACAACATTGACCCTAATCTATATACTTATGTCGAAGCGCAGTTAAACCAAACTTATTTAAAAGGACTTCAGGAAGAAATTGCAAAACTTGAAATTCAGAAAGACGTTGACCTGACGCAATCAACCGACCCGCTTGTCCGCCAGAAAGTTACTCAGGATTACGACAAAAAGATTTCAGCGCTTGAAGGACGATTAAACGAACAAACCCAAATTCTGAGAAACTCTATTCTTTCTGAAACTCCTGAGGAAGTTAAATCACTGACCAACAGAATACTTGATGCTTCACTTGCTACTGATGCTTTAAGAACCAAATCAAGAAATTTATCTTCAGTAATAAGAAATTATGAAAATGAATTTTCAGGTCTTCCTGCAAAAAATCAGGAATTAGCTAAGCTTGAAAGAAACAAGCTTTCAAATGAAAAACTTTATCTGACTCTTGAGGAAAAATATCAGGAAGCATTAATCAACGAACGAACAAGAATAGGAAATGCAACAATTCTTGATCCCGGTTCGGATAATTTTGGACCTGTAAAACCCAACCGTCAATTGATTGTGCTCACCGGCGCTTTAATCGGGCTTGGATTAGGTCTGGCGTTCGCATTTACAAGAAACGTTCTTGATAAATCAATCAAAACACCCGAACAGCTTGAAGCAAAAGGTCTCAGTGTTCTTGCATGGATACCAACGGTCGACATTCTTAAAGAAGCAAGAAATACCACAACGGAACTTATCATTGTTAATAATACAAAAGATGCTGCATCGGAAGCATTCAAAGCACTCAGAACAAGAGTTTCATTTTCAAAGCTTGAGTCTGACCCATTAAAGACAATTTTAATTACAAGCTCGCTTCCTTCGGAAGGTAAATCATTTGTTACCGTTAACCTTGCAGGAAGCTTTGCGCTTACCGGCAAAAAAGTAATAATTGTTGACTGCGACTTAAGAAAACCGAGAATTCATAATGTATTTGAAACGGAAAGATTCCCGGGATTGAGTGATTATCTCTTTTCAAATATGAAATTTGAAGATATAGTACGCAAGACAAAACTTGAAAATCTTAATTACATTACATCAGGAACTATTCCACCTAACCCATCTGAAATGCTTGGTTCATTACAGATGAAAGAATTCATAAATAAGTTGAAATCCGAATATGATTTAGTTTTAATTGATTCTCCTCCGTTCATTTCGGTGACAGATTCTGAAATATTGTTTAATATAACCGACGGAACGATTATTATTGCTAAGGCTCAAAAAACACCTATAGACATTCTCACAAAAACGTATAAAAAATTATACAGCATAAATCCGCATAACTTGCTGGGTGTTGTCTTAAATGATTTTTCATTCAAGACATCTTATGGATATTATTATAATTATTATTATTACTATTCAAAGCCTGAGGAGAAAAGAAGAAAGAAAGAATCTAAGACAGAAGAAATTTAG
- a CDS encoding SLBB domain-containing protein yields MKRLILIITLLCANIAVGQSDSLKIGIDEIMKTGANYYNYSDKNAVNIEVIVIGGVRNPGKYLVPRGITAVDLLSLAGGALFESSFENIKLLKLRSDSPELQTREIVNLNLRPFFGKEPRTSFEVRNPVLSAGDIMIVPIELERTFWDNVKDVLTVLTPLITIASLIVTITRN; encoded by the coding sequence ATGAAAAGACTGATATTAATTATTACCTTACTATGCGCAAATATTGCGGTTGGTCAGAGTGACAGCCTGAAAATCGGAATAGATGAGATTATGAAGACGGGAGCCAATTATTATAATTACAGTGATAAAAATGCAGTTAACATAGAAGTAATAGTTATTGGAGGAGTCAGAAACCCCGGTAAATATCTTGTGCCAAGAGGAATAACAGCAGTTGATTTGCTGTCATTGGCAGGAGGAGCATTGTTTGAAAGCTCTTTTGAAAACATTAAATTATTAAAGTTAAGATCAGATTCACCGGAACTGCAGACACGCGAGATTGTTAACTTAAATCTTCGTCCTTTTTTTGGCAAAGAGCCGAGAACATCCTTTGAAGTCAGAAATCCCGTATTGTCAGCAGGAGATATTATGATTGTCCCGATCGAATTGGAGAGAACTTTTTGGGACAATGTGAAAGACGTATTAACGGTTTTAACGCCGCTTATAACTATAGCATCATTGATAGTAACAATAACAAGAAATTAA
- a CDS encoding DegT/DnrJ/EryC1/StrS family aminotransferase, with the protein MLIHFSPPFINQEIIDEVTESLKSGWITTGPKVRQLEAMTAQLAQVENVLCVNSATSGLMLALHWFGIGKGDEVIVPAYTYAATALAVMHVGATPVMADVNEDFNIDPVKIRELITEKTKAIMPVDIAGFPCSYDEIFSIVNEKEILKKFIPKTERQKKLGRLFVLSDSAHSVGAVYKNKPSGSISDISIFSFHAVKNVTTAEGGAICLNLPSPFNNKEEYDFLRLISLNGQTKDAFTKTAGNSWKYDIVYQGFKINMPDVLAAIAITQMKIYKSEILKKRKKVFDAYNNFFLQKDWALIPPSSDESRESSYHVYLLRIKNITEQTRDKIMEEIYKNQVAVNVHFQPLPILTLFKEKGYKIDNYPVSYKNYAGEISLPIYPQLSDENVKTVCEAVESAYNKVVQA; encoded by the coding sequence ATATTGATACATTTTTCTCCTCCCTTCATAAATCAGGAAATAATTGACGAAGTTACAGAATCTTTAAAATCAGGTTGGATAACCACCGGTCCGAAGGTCAGGCAGCTTGAGGCAATGACCGCTCAGCTTGCGCAAGTTGAGAATGTTTTGTGTGTAAATTCCGCGACTTCAGGTCTGATGCTTGCTCTTCACTGGTTCGGAATCGGCAAAGGTGATGAAGTCATTGTTCCTGCCTATACTTATGCCGCAACGGCTCTTGCTGTTATGCATGTTGGAGCAACACCTGTTATGGCAGATGTGAATGAAGACTTTAATATTGACCCCGTAAAAATCCGCGAGCTTATTACAGAAAAAACTAAAGCGATAATGCCCGTTGATATTGCCGGCTTTCCGTGCAGCTATGATGAAATTTTTTCCATAGTAAATGAAAAAGAGATTTTAAAAAAATTCATTCCGAAAACCGAAAGACAAAAAAAACTCGGTCGGCTTTTTGTGCTTTCCGATTCTGCTCACTCAGTCGGAGCAGTCTATAAAAATAAACCATCAGGTTCGATTTCCGATATTTCAATTTTTTCATTTCATGCTGTTAAAAATGTTACAACCGCAGAAGGAGGTGCAATATGCTTAAATCTTCCTTCACCGTTTAACAACAAAGAAGAATATGATTTTCTGCGTCTGATTTCTCTAAATGGTCAGACAAAAGATGCGTTTACAAAAACTGCTGGGAATAGCTGGAAATATGACATCGTTTATCAGGGTTTCAAAATCAATATGCCTGATGTTCTTGCCGCCATAGCAATAACTCAGATGAAAATTTACAAAAGCGAAATATTGAAAAAAAGAAAAAAAGTTTTTGATGCATATAATAATTTTTTTCTGCAAAAAGACTGGGCTTTGATTCCGCCGTCATCTGATGAAAGCAGAGAGAGCAGTTATCATGTATATTTACTGAGAATAAAAAATATTACCGAACAAACCCGTGATAAAATTATGGAAGAAATTTATAAAAACCAGGTTGCAGTAAATGTTCATTTTCAACCTCTGCCTATATTAACCTTGTTTAAAGAAAAAGGTTACAAAATAGACAATTATCCCGTGAGTTATAAAAACTATGCAGGTGAAATTTCGCTTCCTATTTATCCCCAGCTTTCAGATGAAAATGTTAAAACTGTATGCGAAGCGGTTGAGTCAGCTTACAATAAAGTTGTACAAGCATAA
- a CDS encoding sugar transferase: MKRIFDFVVSLLGLIILSPVFLIIAIIIKLDSKGPVFYKQLRSGKNFQDFYLYKFRSMKVDSHSKGSITIGKRDPRVTNAGYYLRKFKLDELPQLINVLKGEMSFVGPRPELKEYVELYDGEQKKVLSVKPGITDYASIKFRNENELLAQSDNPKDFYVKEVMPAKLKLNIDYVNKNNFFSDIKIIFITVFSIFRK; encoded by the coding sequence ATGAAAAGAATTTTTGATTTTGTTGTATCTTTATTAGGACTGATAATTCTTTCTCCTGTATTTCTTATCATTGCAATAATAATAAAACTGGATTCGAAAGGACCCGTTTTTTATAAACAGCTCCGCTCCGGAAAAAATTTTCAGGATTTTTATTTATACAAATTCCGTTCAATGAAGGTTGATTCGCACTCGAAAGGCTCAATAACAATAGGGAAAAGAGATCCTCGCGTGACAAATGCGGGCTATTACCTGAGAAAATTTAAGCTTGACGAACTGCCGCAATTGATAAATGTTTTAAAAGGGGAGATGAGTTTTGTCGGACCACGTCCCGAGCTGAAAGAATATGTAGAGCTTTATGATGGTGAGCAGAAAAAAGTGCTATCGGTTAAGCCGGGCATTACAGATTATGCTTCCATAAAGTTCAGAAACGAAAATGAACTGCTTGCGCAGTCAGACAATCCTAAAGATTTTTATGTTAAGGAAGTTATGCCTGCAAAACTAAAACTTAATATAGATTACGTAAACAAAAATAATTTTTTTTCCGACATTAAAATTATTTTTATTACAGTGTTCTCAATTTTCAGGAAATAA
- a CDS encoding DegT/DnrJ/EryC1/StrS family aminotransferase, with protein sequence MIPVSKPYFDDEDLKIIQEPLKSGWVLQGKYVKEFEDMFCKWTGAKHAVTVSSGSTALHIAVIAAGIKEDDEVIVPGFTWLSTANCVEYVNAKPVFVDIDLRTFNIDVDKIEEKITSKTKAIIPVHQFGLCVNMDKITAIAKKHNLIIIEDAACAFGSKFKNKHSGTFGELGCFSFHPRKSITTGEGGMIVTNDEKLAKLCRSLKDIGASKSDFQRQKNEEEKKQYSFLLSKYEHLGYNFRMTDIQASLGTTQMKKAETIVKGKQHLALVYDDLLKDLDWLQLPYKHKDYFHGYQSYAVLFKPEELTLSNCEKLFDMRNEIMDKLEKKEITTRQGTHAPPFLDYYKNKYNYSPKDFPNSYMAEKCSIALPFYYGMSDEDIKTVVSELKSAYNSL encoded by the coding sequence ATGATACCGGTATCAAAACCATATTTCGATGATGAAGATTTAAAAATCATTCAGGAGCCGCTTAAGTCGGGCTGGGTTCTTCAGGGAAAGTACGTTAAAGAGTTTGAAGATATGTTCTGCAAATGGACAGGCGCAAAACATGCAGTGACTGTTTCTTCGGGTTCAACTGCACTACACATTGCAGTCATTGCTGCAGGAATAAAGGAAGATGATGAAGTTATAGTTCCCGGATTCACTTGGCTCTCAACAGCAAACTGCGTCGAATATGTTAATGCTAAACCTGTATTCGTCGATATAGATTTAAGAACTTTTAATATTGACGTTGATAAAATTGAAGAGAAGATAACATCAAAAACAAAAGCGATTATTCCCGTGCATCAGTTTGGTTTATGTGTTAATATGGATAAAATTACTGCCATAGCCAAAAAGCATAATCTCATAATCATAGAAGATGCCGCCTGCGCGTTCGGAAGCAAATTTAAAAATAAACATTCCGGAACGTTCGGCGAGCTCGGATGTTTTTCGTTTCATCCGCGAAAGTCTATAACTACAGGAGAAGGCGGAATGATAGTTACTAATGATGAAAAACTTGCCAAACTCTGCCGTTCATTGAAAGACATCGGCGCTTCAAAATCTGATTTCCAGAGACAAAAAAATGAAGAAGAAAAAAAGCAATATTCTTTTTTGCTTTCTAAATATGAACATCTGGGATATAATTTCAGAATGACAGACATTCAGGCATCTCTCGGAACAACACAAATGAAAAAAGCAGAAACTATCGTGAAGGGAAAACAACATCTTGCTTTGGTTTATGATGATTTACTGAAAGATTTAGATTGGCTCCAGCTTCCTTACAAACACAAAGATTATTTTCACGGCTATCAGTCTTATGCAGTTTTATTTAAACCGGAAGAACTGACACTGAGCAATTGCGAGAAACTTTTTGATATGAGAAATGAAATTATGGATAAACTTGAGAAAAAAGAAATCACAACGCGTCAGGGCACACATGCACCTCCTTTTTTAGATTACTACAAGAATAAATATAATTACTCGCCGAAAGATTTTCCTAATTCATACATGGCTGAGAAGTGTTCCATTGCGCTGCCGTTTTATTATGGAATGTCTGATGAGGATATAAAAACCGTGGTAAGTGAATTGAAGAGCGCTTACAATTCTTTGTAA
- a CDS encoding OsmC family protein: MKVELSLESGMRLKGKDDKGLETFFDAGESDGGKGSASSPMAVFLEAAGACSAIDVLIIIRKKRRTVNDLKISIEGERAADYPKVYIKVHMKYVLYSPDAKIEELQQAVELSHEKYCSASAMLEKSGCEVTWSVEVKKDKEENK, encoded by the coding sequence ATGAAAGTTGAACTGTCGTTAGAATCAGGAATGCGTTTAAAGGGGAAAGATGATAAAGGACTTGAAACTTTTTTTGATGCAGGAGAATCAGACGGAGGAAAAGGTTCCGCTTCTTCGCCAATGGCGGTTTTCCTTGAGGCAGCAGGCGCATGTTCTGCAATAGATGTTTTGATCATCATACGCAAAAAAAGAAGAACGGTTAACGATTTAAAAATTTCTATAGAAGGCGAACGCGCCGCAGATTATCCAAAAGTTTATATAAAAGTTCACATGAAATACGTTTTGTATAGCCCCGATGCTAAAATCGAGGAGCTTCAGCAGGCAGTTGAGCTTTCACATGAGAAATATTGCAGTGCATCGGCAATGCTTGAGAAATCGGGATGCGAAGTCACATGGTCAGTTGAAGTAAAGAAAGATAAAGAAGAAAACAAATAA
- a CDS encoding cupin domain-containing protein, producing the protein MHSSKYYIEKLNLLPHPEGGFFKEIYKSEEKIHKDHLPERYGGHRHHATSIYFLLETGNRSKFHRIKSDELWYFHAGCSCTVVTIDDNGKLEEHKVGLNIENGEQPQAIITKGLWFGAYVNEPDSFSLVGCAVAPGFDFLDFEMGEREKLLKEFPQHKDIIIKLT; encoded by the coding sequence TTGCATTCATCAAAATATTATATAGAGAAATTAAATCTTCTTCCACATCCTGAGGGCGGGTTCTTTAAAGAAATTTATAAGAGCGAAGAAAAGATTCACAAAGACCATTTGCCTGAAAGATATGGCGGACACAGGCATCATGCTACTTCGATTTATTTTTTACTTGAGACAGGCAACAGGTCGAAGTTTCACAGAATAAAATCCGACGAGCTTTGGTATTTTCATGCGGGATGTTCGTGCACGGTTGTAACGATTGATGACAATGGAAAACTCGAAGAACATAAAGTCGGATTAAACATAGAAAATGGCGAACAGCCGCAGGCAATAATAACTAAAGGTTTATGGTTTGGCGCATACGTAAACGAACCTGATTCGTTTTCACTGGTCGGTTGTGCTGTCGCACCTGGGTTCGATTTTCTTGATTTTGAAATGGGTGAACGTGAAAAATTATTGAAAGAATTTCCACAGCATAAAGACATAATAATTAAACTTACTTAA
- a CDS encoding Ppx/GppA family phosphatase, with the protein MQSKSSRIAVIDIGTNTCILLIAELIDGKLMKIFEHTEFPRIGEGVDETKIISNSSIQRLNKILKEYLRFSHTYEADRMFAFATSAVRDAKNKDEFISYFRKKLDLQIEVFDGFTEAKFGYFGAVFDFEDGNSEHYTVLDIGGGSTENSYIDDGKFFSKSIDIGSVRVTEKFFKNGINVKSIEQAKNFISEKFLEINFLNLEHRTLIGVAGTMTTLSALNQNLKTFNEEKVHKSILAVNDVDILFNRLSRMNEQQILELGDFMKGRADIITAGALILLEFMNYFGFEEITVSSKGLRYGVFLFLTKN; encoded by the coding sequence ATGCAATCAAAAAGCAGCCGGATAGCAGTAATTGACATAGGCACAAACACCTGCATCTTGTTGATTGCAGAGCTGATTGACGGCAAGCTCATGAAAATTTTCGAGCATACCGAATTTCCCAGAATAGGCGAAGGAGTTGATGAGACAAAAATAATTTCAAACAGTTCGATTCAGCGGCTTAATAAAATTTTAAAAGAGTATTTACGGTTTTCTCATACTTATGAAGCTGACAGAATGTTTGCGTTTGCAACAAGCGCCGTGCGTGATGCAAAAAACAAGGATGAGTTTATTTCTTATTTTAGAAAGAAGCTTGACCTGCAAATAGAAGTCTTTGACGGATTCACCGAAGCAAAGTTCGGATATTTCGGGGCGGTGTTTGATTTTGAGGATGGCAACTCAGAGCATTATACGGTGCTGGATATAGGAGGCGGAAGCACGGAAAATTCTTATATTGATGACGGAAAGTTTTTTTCAAAAAGCATAGATATAGGTTCCGTAAGAGTAACGGAAAAATTTTTTAAGAATGGAATAAATGTTAAATCAATAGAACAGGCAAAAAATTTCATTAGCGAAAAATTTCTCGAAATAAATTTTCTTAATCTTGAGCATCGCACACTTATCGGAGTTGCGGGAACTATGACAACACTTTCTGCTCTTAATCAAAACCTGAAAACCTTTAATGAAGAGAAAGTTCATAAGAGCATTTTAGCAGTAAACGATGTTGATATTTTGTTCAACCGTTTGTCGCGAATGAACGAACAGCAGATTCTGGAGCTTGGTGATTTTATGAAAGGACGCGCCGATATAATAACTGCCGGGGCATTGATTCTTCTTGAGTTTATGAATTATTTCGGTTTTGAAGAAATAACCGTTTCATCAAAAGGACTTCGTTATGGAGTGTTTCTTTTTCTAACAAAAAATTAA